The following coding sequences lie in one Drosophila bipectinata strain 14024-0381.07 chromosome XR, DbipHiC1v2, whole genome shotgun sequence genomic window:
- the LOC108123827 gene encoding sodium-dependent neutral amino acid transporter B(0)AT3 isoform X1: MANTAQLLRRQSSRDIVLKSQKSIDQLELRELRGRLVPKEHGVSHHHHTSLHHHQPLYGATNQGFMSDAFDESSELEQDPPPFGSEASTSKAKAELVANASADQQQDIVEGEKEGEERESWDSKIMFLLATIGYAVGLGNVWRFPYLAQKNGGGAFLVPYFIMLCIQGIPIFYLELAIGQRLRKGAIGVWSQVSPYLGGIGISSAVVSYIVALYYNTIIAWCLIYLLHSFESPLPWADCPTRLYKNYTYDHEPECVASSPTQFYWYRTTLQCSESVDMPENFNYHMAIALIVSWFLVYICMVQGITSSGKIVYMTAIFPYVVLIIFFFRGITLKGASDGVAHLFTPRWETLLDPVVWLEAGTQIFFSLGLAFGGLIAFSSYNPANNNCYRDAILVSLTNCGTSMFAGVVVFSVIGFKATATFDRCTDERNSLMAQNKTQNLPVCDLQTELANSASGTGLAFIIFTEAINQFPGAQLWAVLFFLMLFTLGIDSQFGTLEGVVTSLVDMKLFPNLPKEYIVGALCFSCCLISMCFANGAGSYIFQLMDSFAGNFPLLIIALFECLSISYIYGVRRFSDDIEMMTGSRPSFYWMFCWKYLSPCAMVTILLASFYQLLTEGSSYPAWIGAKGATESMEWPHWCIVIAFFLILSSILWIPIVAVLRLCGIKVVEDSDPAWFPEAELKEVHGIVPHEPTELERSIFCFNMDGTEGMCCPKYGLPEKSLEEEE, translated from the exons TCATCACACATCGTTGCACCACCATCAGCCACTGTATGGGGCCACCAACCAGGGCTTCATGTCCGATGCCTTCGACGAGTCCTCGGAACTCGAACAGGATCCGCCGCCTTTCGGCTCCGAGGCGAGTACTTCGAAGGCCAAGGCCGAACTGGTGGCCAATGCTTCGGCGGATCAGCAGCAGGACATTGTCGAGGGCGAGAAGGAGGGCGAAGAGCGCGAAAGTTGGGACAGCAAGATCATGTTTTTGTTGGCAACGATCGG GTATGCTGTTGGCCTTGGCAATGTCTGGCGTTTTCCGTATTTGGCCCAAAAGAATGGCGGTGGTGCCTTTCTCGTTCCTTACTTCATAATGCTGTGCATCCAGGGTATACCCATTTTCTATCTGGAACTCGCCATCGGCCAGAGGCTGCGAAAAGGTGCCATCGGTGTATGGAGTCAAGTATCGCCCTATCTTGGTGGAATCGGTATCTCATCGGCAGTGGTTAGCTATATAGTGGCCCTGTACTACAATACGATCATTGCCTGGTGTCTGATCTACTTGCTGCATagcttcgaatcgccactacCCTGGGCGGATTGTCCCACACGATTGTACAAGAACTATACCTATGATCATGAACCGGAGTGTGTGGCCTCGTCGCCCACCCAGTTCTATTGGTATCGCACCACATTGCAGTGCTCGGAGAGTGTCGACATGCCGGAGAACTTTAACTATCACATGGCCATTGCGTTGATTGTCTCGTGGTTTCTGGTCTACATCTGTATGGTTCAGGGCATTACATCGTCCGGAAAAATAGTCTACATGACTGCCATCTTTCCCTATGTGGTTCTCATCATCTTTTTCTTCAGAGGCATTACCTTGAAAGGAGCGTCCGATGGAGTGGCTCATCTGTTCACCCCGCGTTGGGAGACCCTCTTGGATCCAGTGGTGTGGCTGGAAGCTGGTACACAAATCTTCTTCTCGTTGGGACTGGCCTTTGGCGGCCTGATTGCCTTTAGTTCATATAATCCGGCCAATAATAACTGCTACCGGGATGCTATTCTAGTTTCCCTAACAAATTGTGGAACTTCGATGTTCGCCGGTGTTGTGGTATTTTCCGTGATTGGATTCAAAGCCACGGCCACTTTTGATCGATGTACTGACGAAAGGAATAGTCTAATGGCTCAGAATAAGACCCAAAACTTGCCAGTTTGTGATTTGCAAACGGAGTTGGCTAAT AGCGCCTCGGGCACTGGCCTAGCTTTTATTATCTTCACGGAGGCCATAAATCAGTTTCCCGGCGCCCAGCTCTGGGCTGTTCTATTTTTCCTGATGCTCTTTACTCTGGGCATCGATTCGCAATTCGGAACACTGGAGGGTGTGGTTACATCGCTGGTGGACATGAAGCTATTCCCCAACCTGCCCAAGGAATACATTGTGGGA GCTCTCTGCTTCTCCTGCTGCCTGATTTCGATGTGCTTCGCCAACGGTGCTGGCAGCTATATCTTCCAATTGATGGACAGCTTCGCTGGCAATTTCCCACTACTGATCATCGCCCTGTTCGAGTGCCTCTCGATAAGCTATATTTATGGAGTGCGCCGTTTCTCGGATGACATCGAAATGATGACCGGTTCACGGCCAAGCTTCTACTGGATGTTTTGCTGGAAGTATCTGTCGCCGTGCGCCATGGTCACCATATTGCTGGCCAGCTTTTATCAGCTCTTAACCGAGGGCAGTAGTTATCCGGCCTGGATTGGTGCCAAAGGAGCTACCGAGTCCATGGAGTGGCCGCATTGGTGCATCGTCATTGCCTTCTTTCTGATACTCTCCTCGATTCTATGGATACCGATTGTGGCGGTGTTGCG ACTCTGCGGCATCAAGGTGGTCGAGGACTCGGATCCCGCCTGGTTCCCCGAAGCCGAGCTCAAGGAAGTCCATGGCATTGTCCCGCACGAACCTACCGAACTGGAGCGCAGCATTTTCTGCTTTAATATGGATGGAACGGAGGGCATGTGCTGCCCCAAATACGGACTACCCGAAAAATccctggaggaggaggagtaa
- the LOC108123827 gene encoding sodium-dependent neutral amino acid transporter B(0)AT2 isoform X2, whose product MANTAQLLRRQSSRDIVLKSQKSIDQLELRELRGRLVPKEHGVSHHHHTSLHHHQPLYGATNQGFMSDAFDESSELEQDPPPFGSEASTSKAKAELVANASADQQQDIVEGEKEGEERESWDSKIMFLLATIGYAVGLGNVWRFPYLAQKNGGGAFLVPYFIMLCIQGIPIFYLELAIGQRLRKGAIGVWSQVSPYLGGIGISSAVVSYIVALYYNTIIAWCLIYLLHSFESPLPWADCPTRLYKNYTYDHEPECVASSPTQFYWYRTTLQCSESVDMPENFNYHMAIALIVSWFLVYICMVQGITSSGKIVYMTAIFPYVVLIIFFFRGITLKGASDGVAHLFTPRWETLLDPVVWLEAGTQIFFSLGLAFGGLIAFSSYNPANNNCYRDAILVSLTNCGTSMFAGVVVFSVIGFKATATFDRCTDERNSLMAQNKTQNLPVCDLQTELANRLGHWPSFYYLHGGHKSVSRRPALGCSIFPDALYSGHRFAIRNTGGCGYIAGGHEAIPQPAQGIHCGSSLLLLLPDFDVLRQRCWQLYLPIDGQLRWQFPTTDHRPVRVPLDKLYLWSAPFLG is encoded by the exons TCATCACACATCGTTGCACCACCATCAGCCACTGTATGGGGCCACCAACCAGGGCTTCATGTCCGATGCCTTCGACGAGTCCTCGGAACTCGAACAGGATCCGCCGCCTTTCGGCTCCGAGGCGAGTACTTCGAAGGCCAAGGCCGAACTGGTGGCCAATGCTTCGGCGGATCAGCAGCAGGACATTGTCGAGGGCGAGAAGGAGGGCGAAGAGCGCGAAAGTTGGGACAGCAAGATCATGTTTTTGTTGGCAACGATCGG GTATGCTGTTGGCCTTGGCAATGTCTGGCGTTTTCCGTATTTGGCCCAAAAGAATGGCGGTGGTGCCTTTCTCGTTCCTTACTTCATAATGCTGTGCATCCAGGGTATACCCATTTTCTATCTGGAACTCGCCATCGGCCAGAGGCTGCGAAAAGGTGCCATCGGTGTATGGAGTCAAGTATCGCCCTATCTTGGTGGAATCGGTATCTCATCGGCAGTGGTTAGCTATATAGTGGCCCTGTACTACAATACGATCATTGCCTGGTGTCTGATCTACTTGCTGCATagcttcgaatcgccactacCCTGGGCGGATTGTCCCACACGATTGTACAAGAACTATACCTATGATCATGAACCGGAGTGTGTGGCCTCGTCGCCCACCCAGTTCTATTGGTATCGCACCACATTGCAGTGCTCGGAGAGTGTCGACATGCCGGAGAACTTTAACTATCACATGGCCATTGCGTTGATTGTCTCGTGGTTTCTGGTCTACATCTGTATGGTTCAGGGCATTACATCGTCCGGAAAAATAGTCTACATGACTGCCATCTTTCCCTATGTGGTTCTCATCATCTTTTTCTTCAGAGGCATTACCTTGAAAGGAGCGTCCGATGGAGTGGCTCATCTGTTCACCCCGCGTTGGGAGACCCTCTTGGATCCAGTGGTGTGGCTGGAAGCTGGTACACAAATCTTCTTCTCGTTGGGACTGGCCTTTGGCGGCCTGATTGCCTTTAGTTCATATAATCCGGCCAATAATAACTGCTACCGGGATGCTATTCTAGTTTCCCTAACAAATTGTGGAACTTCGATGTTCGCCGGTGTTGTGGTATTTTCCGTGATTGGATTCAAAGCCACGGCCACTTTTGATCGATGTACTGACGAAAGGAATAGTCTAATGGCTCAGAATAAGACCCAAAACTTGCCAGTTTGTGATTTGCAAACGGAGTTGGCTAAT CGCCTCGGGCACTGGCCTAGCTTTTATTATCTTCACGGAGGCCATAAATCAGTTTCCCGGCGCCCAGCTCTGGGCTGTTCTATTTTTCCTGATGCTCTTTACTCTGGGCATCGATTCGCAATTCGGAACACTGGAGGGTGTGGTTACATCGCTGGTGGACATGAAGCTATTCCCCAACCTGCCCAAGGAATACATTGTGGGA GCTCTCTGCTTCTCCTGCTGCCTGATTTCGATGTGCTTCGCCAACGGTGCTGGCAGCTATATCTTCCAATTGATGGACAGCTTCGCTGGCAATTTCCCACTACTGATCATCGCCCTGTTCGAGTGCCTCTCGATAAGCTATATTTATGGAGTGCGCCGTTTCTCGGATGA